In one Campylobacter insulaenigrae NCTC 12927 genomic region, the following are encoded:
- the flhF gene encoding flagellar biosynthesis protein FlhF yields MGQLIHTFTVESTDEIIPKVKQDYGDKALIVTNKQIRPKTINQKPLYEVIVAIEEADYEEHLKQNNKPIPQKKKPNAANFPESKIQTPVYEEEKEEDVVFDFSQNVKQKSANTHKKENKDDNFLNLKNKLSQVSSEISKVSNYQDFSMPKNTNYDKKIESFEKQMSKLNDKMNLLVDMMWDDKADLRKELIIPPEFASIYKQAKASGMQESHLEAIMKATIENMPSTMKANQEAVQRYFYSLLRNMFPCRLESEIKKQKIMMLVGPTGVGKTTTLAKLAFRYAYGDRRYKTGIITLDTYRIGAVEQLFQYAKMMKLPIIDSIEPTDLDDAIKSLNTCEVILVDTTGNSQYDQVKLEKTKEFLSHSNAQIDVNLVLSANTKYEDLLETYKNFSFLNIDTLIITKFDETKVFGNVFSLLYETNTPMSFFSIGQEVPDDIEVANSDFLVHCVLEGFKKDENE; encoded by the coding sequence ATGGGACAATTAATTCACACCTTTACAGTTGAAAGCACTGATGAAATTATACCTAAGGTTAAACAAGATTATGGAGATAAGGCTTTAATTGTAACTAATAAACAAATTCGCCCAAAGACGATAAATCAAAAGCCGTTATATGAAGTTATCGTTGCTATAGAAGAAGCTGACTATGAAGAGCATTTAAAGCAAAATAATAAACCAATACCGCAGAAAAAAAAGCCAAATGCTGCAAATTTTCCAGAATCAAAAATTCAAACTCCTGTGTATGAAGAAGAAAAAGAAGAAGATGTAGTTTTTGATTTTTCTCAAAATGTTAAACAAAAATCAGCTAATACGCACAAAAAAGAAAATAAAGATGATAATTTTTTAAATCTAAAAAATAAACTTTCTCAAGTAAGTTCAGAAATTAGTAAAGTTTCTAATTATCAAGATTTTTCTATGCCTAAAAATACAAATTATGATAAAAAAATAGAATCATTTGAAAAACAAATGAGTAAGTTAAATGATAAAATGAATTTACTTGTGGATATGATGTGGGATGATAAAGCGGATTTACGCAAAGAGCTTATTATACCCCCTGAATTTGCCAGTATTTATAAACAAGCTAAAGCAAGTGGCATGCAAGAGTCTCATCTAGAGGCTATTATGAAAGCTACTATAGAAAATATGCCAAGTACTATGAAAGCCAATCAAGAAGCTGTGCAAAGGTATTTTTATTCACTTTTAAGAAATATGTTTCCTTGCCGCTTAGAAAGTGAAATTAAAAAACAAAAAATTATGATGTTAGTTGGACCAACTGGGGTAGGTAAAACTACTACTTTAGCTAAACTTGCGTTTCGTTATGCTTATGGTGATCGACGCTATAAAACGGGTATTATCACGTTAGATACTTATAGAATTGGTGCTGTTGAACAACTTTTTCAGTATGCAAAAATGATGAAACTACCGATTATTGATAGTATTGAACCTACAGATTTAGATGATGCTATTAAAAGTTTAAATACTTGTGAAGTGATTTTAGTAGATACTACAGGAAATTCGCAATATGATCAGGTAAAACTTGAAAAAACTAAGGAATTTTTGTCACATTCTAATGCGCAAATTGATGTAAATTTGGTACTTTCTGCAAATACAAAATATGAAGATTTGCTAGAAACCTATAAGAATTTTTCATTTTTGAATATAGATACTTTGATTATTACTAAATTTGATGAAACTAAAGTTTTTGGAAATGTCTTTTCTTTACTTTATGAAACAAACACCCCTATGAGTTTTTTTTCTATAGGACAAGAAGTGCCTGATGATATAGAAGTAGCAAATAGTGATTTTTTAGTTCATTGTGTTTTAGAGGGTTTCAAAAAGGATGAGAATGAGTAA
- the folK gene encoding 2-amino-4-hydroxy-6-hydroxymethyldihydropteridine diphosphokinase: MFIKGARKIEKNRFFPFYSKKQQKGKYLAIIGLGSNIENEKNRFLALFRKIMQDRRLQILQTSPFLINKAFGFEKQKDFTNAVMMISTSLHARALLKVLFFYEFKFRRKRTFKNAPRTLDLDLLYFSKKVRKDEYCIVPHQGVNDRISVILPLGLLR, encoded by the coding sequence TTGTTTATAAAAGGAGCTAGAAAGATAGAAAAAAATCGTTTTTTCCCTTTTTATTCTAAAAAACAGCAAAAAGGAAAATATTTAGCTATTATAGGCTTAGGAAGTAATATAGAAAATGAAAAAAATCGTTTTTTAGCTTTGTTTAGAAAAATAATGCAAGATAGGCGTTTGCAAATTTTGCAAACTTCACCGTTTTTAATTAATAAAGCTTTTGGTTTTGAAAAACAAAAAGATTTTACTAATGCCGTAATGATGATTAGTACGAGTTTACATGCAAGAGCGCTTTTAAAAGTTTTATTTTTTTATGAATTTAAATTCAGACGAAAAAGAACTTTTAAAAATGCTCCTAGAACACTAGATTTGGATTTGTTATATTTTTCAAAGAAAGTGAGAAAAGATGAGTATTGTATAGTGCCTCATCAAGGGGTAAATGACAGGATTAGCGTGATTTTGCCGTTGGGCTTGTTAAGATAA
- the fliY gene encoding flagellar motor switch protein FliY, whose amino-acid sequence MINNFLSIFVNECISTIEGLTGKSAEFSEYYEYDVSSQDSMTPPLVSATFVVNNDMKIKILSSAVLMSAIGEWMMGEEEISKNSELNDDEMDAAKEALQNIISAFSTTLGAQKEIPKMEFNLENCEFITDNLELGGFYKLYFYNVKIADLEEKISLVFDEKIYNILTKTDLEEVIEAPLNSADNTQEHKVLANVEELKNIGLIMDVRLPIRVRIGSKKMLLKDVLTMDIGSVIELDQLANDPLEILIGDKRIAYGEVVIVDGNFGVQITEIGSKKERLEQLR is encoded by the coding sequence ATGATCAATAATTTTTTAAGTATATTTGTAAATGAATGCATAAGTACCATCGAAGGTTTAACAGGTAAAAGTGCTGAATTTAGCGAGTATTATGAGTACGATGTAAGTTCTCAAGATTCAATGACTCCTCCATTGGTAAGTGCTACTTTTGTAGTAAACAATGATATGAAAATTAAAATTTTATCTAGTGCAGTTTTAATGAGTGCCATCGGCGAATGGATGATGGGTGAAGAGGAAATTTCTAAAAATAGTGAGTTAAATGATGATGAGATGGATGCTGCAAAAGAAGCATTACAAAACATCATTTCAGCATTTTCAACAACTCTAGGTGCTCAAAAAGAAATTCCTAAAATGGAATTTAATTTAGAAAATTGTGAATTTATTACTGATAATCTAGAGCTTGGAGGCTTTTATAAATTATATTTTTATAATGTAAAAATTGCTGATTTGGAAGAAAAAATTTCATTAGTGTTTGATGAAAAGATTTATAATATTTTAACCAAAACAGATTTAGAAGAAGTGATAGAAGCTCCATTAAATTCTGCAGATAATACACAAGAACATAAAGTTTTAGCCAATGTTGAAGAATTAAAAAATATTGGTCTTATTATGGATGTACGTTTACCTATAAGGGTTCGTATAGGTAGCAAAAAAATGCTTTTAAAAGACGTTTTAACAATGGACATAGGTTCTGTTATAGAACTTGATCAGCTTGCTAATGATCCTTTAGAAATTTTAATAGGTGATAAAAGAATTGCATATGGTGAAGTTGTAATTGTTGATGGTAATTTTGGAGTTCAAATTACTGAAATTGGATCTAAAAAGGAAAGATTAGAGCAATTAAGATGA
- the fliM gene encoding flagellar motor switch protein FliM — MAEILSQEEIDALLEVVDDDSDDSAASSRLEELEDKRDIVVYDFKRPNRVSKEQLRSIKGIHDKLARNLASQISSMMRSIVEIKLHSVDQMTYGEFLMSLPSPTSFNVFSIKPLDGNCVLEINPSIAFPMIDRLLGGQGDSFDTLRELTEIELNLLDSILRIIMQRLKESWMNVTEIYPSVEAKESSPNVVQIVSQNEIVIMVVMEIIIGNSSGMVNICYPVVHLESVLSRLANRDIMMGETSAKKSRNKELKTLIGRAEVIYEAMLGKTFVNVNEFLELKQGDILKLDRTADDKAIVSIDKKEVFLAQVGLHRFRKSIKILELIKTDKDEIKEILEKYEDERRAKANSYDDNDDLEEEEDDQ, encoded by the coding sequence ATGGCTGAAATACTTTCCCAAGAAGAAATTGATGCTTTATTAGAAGTTGTTGATGATGATAGTGATGATAGCGCCGCTTCTTCTAGACTTGAAGAATTAGAAGATAAAAGAGACATAGTCGTATATGATTTTAAACGTCCTAATAGAGTCTCTAAAGAACAGCTTCGTTCTATTAAGGGTATTCATGATAAATTAGCAAGGAATCTTGCTTCGCAAATTTCTTCTATGATGCGGAGTATAGTTGAGATTAAACTTCATTCGGTAGATCAAATGACTTATGGAGAATTTTTAATGTCTTTACCAAGTCCTACTAGTTTTAATGTTTTTTCTATAAAACCTTTAGACGGAAATTGTGTTTTAGAGATTAATCCAAGCATAGCATTCCCTATGATAGATAGGCTTTTAGGCGGACAAGGTGATAGTTTTGATACTTTAAGGGAATTGACAGAAATTGAACTTAATTTACTTGATTCTATATTGCGTATTATAATGCAAAGATTAAAAGAAAGTTGGATGAATGTAACAGAAATCTATCCTAGTGTTGAAGCTAAAGAATCAAGTCCTAATGTTGTTCAAATAGTTTCTCAAAATGAAATTGTCATTATGGTTGTAATGGAAATTATCATAGGAAATTCAAGTGGTATGGTTAATATATGTTATCCAGTTGTGCATTTAGAAAGTGTATTGAGTCGTTTAGCAAATCGTGATATTATGATGGGTGAAACATCAGCAAAAAAATCAAGAAATAAAGAATTAAAAACTTTAATTGGGCGTGCTGAAGTTATATATGAAGCGATGCTGGGTAAAACCTTTGTCAATGTTAATGAATTTTTAGAACTCAAACAAGGAGATATTTTAAAACTTGACAGAACGGCTGATGATAAGGCTATAGTTTCTATAGATAAAAAAGAAGTATTTTTAGCTCAGGTTGGACTTCACAGATTTAGAAAATCAATCAAAATACTAGAATTGATTAAAACTGATAAAGATGAGATTAAAGAGATACTTGAGAAGTATGAGGATGAAAGAAGAGCAAAAGCAAATTCTTATGATGATAATGATGATTTAGAAGAGGAAGAAGATGATCAATAA
- a CDS encoding metallo-dependent hydrolase, subgroup D, whose amino-acid sequence MYIIAPKIIFTCDNDFNILQDKALLFNEKILQIDTLKNLQKNYPQAQLIQIDENSLLLPAFINPHTHLEYSANNGNLIFGDFLQWLDSIFNNRFVLNEKAKEKLILKNIHKMLKSGTATIGEISSFGSDLNPCIRSQARIIFFNEILGSNENFITEKKEDFLQRYEKSLMQKNSKFIPAISVHSPYSTHPELVKFAIQLAQKNNNLISTHFLESNHENNWLRFKKGGFKKSLSKFAKNPMPFYTPQSFLEFFKNQRTLFTHCVYLKEFELLDNNLHSITHCAMSNKFLSKKTFKLKQNLKYGINIHLGTDGLSSNTSLSMLDEMRANLLIHNDFELEKFAKILILMATNKAAKALNLNLGEIKKDKIADFSIFTLPNSANFDQLPLQFILQSKEVLKLFIEGKECKL is encoded by the coding sequence ATGTACATAATTGCTCCTAAAATAATTTTTACTTGTGATAATGATTTTAATATATTACAAGATAAAGCTTTGCTGTTTAATGAAAAAATTTTACAGATAGATACTCTAAAAAATTTACAAAAAAACTACCCACAAGCACAACTTATTCAAATTGATGAGAATTCCTTGCTTTTGCCAGCATTTATTAATCCTCACACTCATTTAGAATACAGTGCAAATAATGGAAATTTAATTTTTGGAGATTTTTTACAATGGCTTGATAGTATATTTAATAATCGCTTTGTTTTAAACGAAAAAGCAAAAGAAAAATTAATCTTAAAAAATATTCACAAGATGTTAAAAAGTGGTACAGCAACTATAGGAGAAATATCAAGTTTTGGAAGCGATCTAAATCCTTGTATTCGTTCTCAAGCAAGAATTATATTTTTTAATGAAATCTTAGGATCTAACGAAAATTTTATAACAGAAAAAAAAGAAGATTTTTTGCAACGCTACGAAAAAAGTTTGATGCAAAAAAATTCTAAATTTATTCCAGCTATTTCAGTACATTCACCTTATTCTACACACCCTGAGCTTGTTAAATTTGCAATACAACTTGCACAAAAAAATAATAATCTAATCAGCACTCATTTTTTAGAAAGCAATCATGAAAATAATTGGTTAAGATTTAAAAAAGGAGGATTTAAAAAGAGTTTGTCTAAATTTGCTAAAAATCCTATGCCATTTTATACTCCGCAAAGTTTTTTAGAATTTTTTAAAAATCAAAGAACTTTATTTACTCACTGTGTCTATTTAAAAGAATTTGAACTTTTAGATAATAACTTGCATTCTATCACTCATTGTGCTATGTCAAATAAATTTTTAAGTAAAAAAACATTTAAGTTAAAACAAAATTTAAAATATGGGATTAATATCCATCTTGGAACTGATGGCTTAAGTTCTAATACCTCTTTAAGTATGCTAGATGAAATGCGTGCAAATTTACTCATTCATAATGATTTTGAATTAGAAAAATTTGCTAAAATATTAATTTTAATGGCAACTAATAAAGCCGCAAAAGCACTGAATTTAAATTTGGGAGAGATAAAAAAAGATAAAATTGCTGATTTTAGTATTTTTACTTTACCAAATAGTGCAAATTTTGATCAACTTCCTTTGCAATTTATCTTACAAAGCAAAGAAGTATTAAAACTCTTTATAGAAGGAAAAGAATGCAAATTATAA
- a CDS encoding McrBC 5-methylcytosine restriction system, component McrC, with amino-acid sequence MISNNTFSIIEYQAFSKEDLQDIFKEKAESFYKELEDFAKNNENLLGFKNKNTLKAKNYVGIIQTKSGVLQILPKCTNLDSYKDKECKTYTILREKLLKTYDLTQINQVKADENFYGEDFNFNPKNLLINMLKTLKNSPFKKSQIVSLQITKMPLFEVFITMFLDEFDSMYKKGLMRSYVNSEENRTFLKGKLLFNEHIKLNLIHKERFFTSSDEFVLDIAPNRLVKSTLNFLKSKTSLNKFKIIKAMQMLDEVEFSKNYEKDFSFKISRNFAYYENILSWCKIFLQNQSFAPYKGKNEAFALLFPMEKLFENYVAYMFKLANPSENIKTQSSEKYLVSKNDEKCFMLKPDLCIKDKMILDIKWKIPDDSEDEKKHGIAQSDLYQMFAYACKFKIHDIKLVYPLCERTMKLKEKIKKPLIFNASKYLWFEDEKRYFKDDIKVQVFFAPLPF; translated from the coding sequence ATGATAAGCAATAACACATTTTCTATCATCGAATATCAAGCTTTTTCTAAAGAAGATTTACAAGATATTTTCAAAGAAAAGGCTGAAAGCTTTTATAAAGAACTAGAAGACTTTGCAAAAAATAACGAAAATCTTCTAGGCTTTAAAAACAAAAATACTTTAAAAGCTAAAAATTATGTAGGTATTATACAGACTAAAAGCGGGGTTTTGCAGATTTTACCAAAATGCACAAATTTAGATAGCTATAAAGATAAAGAGTGTAAAACATATACTATCTTGAGAGAAAAACTGCTAAAAACTTATGATCTAACACAAATAAATCAGGTTAAAGCTGATGAGAATTTTTATGGAGAGGATTTTAATTTCAACCCCAAAAATCTTTTAATCAACATGCTAAAAACTTTAAAAAATTCTCCTTTTAAAAAGTCTCAAATTGTATCTTTACAAATTACTAAAATGCCTTTGTTTGAGGTATTTATCACGATGTTTTTAGATGAATTTGATAGCATGTATAAAAAAGGCTTGATGAGATCTTATGTAAATAGCGAAGAAAATAGAACTTTTTTAAAAGGAAAACTACTTTTCAACGAACATATAAAATTAAATTTAATACACAAAGAAAGATTTTTTACAAGTAGTGATGAATTTGTTTTAGACATAGCGCCAAATCGCTTAGTAAAATCAACTCTAAATTTTTTAAAATCCAAAACAAGCTTGAATAAATTTAAAATTATCAAAGCCATGCAAATGCTTGATGAGGTAGAATTTTCTAAAAATTATGAAAAAGATTTTAGTTTTAAAATTTCAAGAAATTTTGCTTATTATGAAAATATACTTTCTTGGTGTAAGATATTTTTACAAAATCAAAGCTTTGCTCCATATAAAGGTAAAAACGAAGCCTTTGCTTTGCTTTTTCCTATGGAAAAACTTTTTGAAAACTACGTAGCGTATATGTTTAAACTTGCTAATCCTAGTGAAAATATAAAAACTCAAAGTAGTGAAAAGTATTTAGTTTCAAAAAATGATGAAAAATGTTTTATGTTAAAACCTGATTTATGTATTAAGGATAAAATGATTTTAGATATCAAATGGAAAATTCCAGATGATAGTGAAGATGAAAAAAAGCATGGTATAGCTCAAAGTGATTTATATCAAATGTTTGCTTATGCTTGTAAATTTAAAATTCATGATATAAAGCTTGTATATCCACTTTGTGAAAGAACTATGAAATTAAAAGAAAAAATCAAAAAGCCTTTAATATTTAATGCAAGTAAATATTTGTGGTTTGAAGATGAAAAACGCTATTTTAAAGATGATATAAAAGTGCAAGTATTTTTTGCACCTTTACCTTTTTAG
- the sppA gene encoding signal peptide peptidase SppA: MQIIKLFFKGIGKTIFYINKYFKTFVFLFIVFLILSPDEEKTKLSNANLAQINLKGEITNVDNLLEQIYKLKDNDAIKGVLFYIDSPGGAFAPSMELALAIKDLKAKKPVVVYAGGTIASGSYLSAVGANKIIANPASFVGSIGVIMQGFNASDLAQKIGISDQTISAGSYKEAGTFMRKWSDQEKEFLQNLANQSYELFTSFVASNRNLDLNQTYQWADAKVFLANEALKLKLIDKVGNYEEAKKDLEKISKVQNPIWQKEDAFDKFIKRLEEQSTSFFSNVFTKIFIKLNEQKIY, translated from the coding sequence ATGCAAATTATAAAATTATTTTTTAAGGGCATAGGAAAAACTATTTTTTATATCAATAAATACTTTAAAACCTTTGTATTTTTGTTTATAGTATTTTTAATCTTATCTCCAGATGAAGAAAAAACAAAACTCTCTAATGCTAATCTAGCACAAATAAATCTAAAAGGTGAAATCACAAACGTAGATAATCTTTTAGAGCAAATATACAAATTAAAAGATAATGATGCTATAAAAGGTGTCTTGTTTTATATAGATAGTCCAGGCGGAGCATTTGCTCCAAGCATGGAATTGGCTTTAGCTATTAAAGATTTAAAAGCTAAAAAACCTGTAGTCGTATATGCAGGTGGCACTATAGCAAGTGGAAGCTATTTAAGTGCAGTAGGTGCTAATAAAATAATTGCAAATCCAGCAAGTTTTGTAGGTTCTATTGGCGTAATAATGCAAGGATTTAATGCAAGCGATTTAGCTCAAAAAATAGGCATAAGCGATCAAACCATAAGCGCTGGAAGCTACAAAGAAGCAGGTACTTTTATGCGAAAATGGAGTGATCAAGAAAAAGAATTTTTACAAAATTTAGCCAATCAAAGCTATGAGCTTTTCACAAGTTTTGTTGCTAGCAACCGTAATTTAGATTTAAATCAAACCTATCAATGGGCTGATGCTAAGGTATTTTTAGCAAATGAAGCATTAAAATTAAAACTCATAGATAAAGTTGGAAATTATGAAGAAGCTAAAAAAGATTTAGAAAAAATTTCAAAAGTACAAAATCCTATATGGCAAAAAGAAGATGCTTTTGATAAATTTATAAAAAGACTAGAAGAACAAAGCACAAGCTTTTTTTCTAATGTATTTACAAAAATTTTCATAAAACTTAATGAACAAAAAATTTATTAA
- the flhG gene encoding flagella biosynthesis ATPase FlhG, translating to MSNQAEKLRNLVKDEKASVKQTHFIAVTSGKGGVGKSTFSANLGNILAKNGYKVGLFDADIGLANLDVILNVRVEKNLLHVLKGECSLEDILINVKPNLWLIPGESGDEILKYNDKNIYERFLNQTSILDDLDFLIIDTGAGIGGNIGNFLEMSDEVIVVTVPDPAAITDAYATIKTTSKTKENLLMIFNVVKNENEALRIFDNIKKVANINIKHNLNLEFLGFLSQSKDISSSIKKRTLFSDDDTNASDELKAIASKLLYRLEQKVLSDVGDKNIMSFFKKLLDRF from the coding sequence ATGAGTAATCAAGCAGAAAAATTGAGAAATCTTGTAAAAGATGAAAAAGCTAGTGTTAAACAAACTCATTTTATTGCTGTAACTAGTGGTAAAGGTGGTGTTGGTAAAAGTACCTTTAGTGCGAATTTAGGCAATATTTTAGCTAAAAATGGTTATAAAGTGGGACTTTTTGATGCGGATATAGGACTTGCTAATTTAGATGTAATCTTAAATGTTCGAGTTGAAAAAAATCTTTTGCATGTTTTAAAAGGTGAATGTTCTTTAGAAGATATTTTGATAAATGTTAAACCAAATTTATGGTTAATACCTGGTGAAAGTGGTGACGAAATTTTAAAATACAATGATAAAAATATTTATGAAAGATTTTTAAATCAAACGAGTATTTTAGATGATTTAGATTTTTTGATTATTGATACAGGTGCAGGAATTGGCGGTAATATAGGAAATTTTTTAGAAATGTCAGATGAGGTTATAGTGGTGACTGTCCCTGATCCTGCTGCGATTACAGATGCCTATGCTACTATTAAAACTACTTCAAAAACTAAAGAAAATTTGCTAATGATTTTTAATGTAGTCAAAAACGAAAATGAAGCTTTGAGAATTTTTGATAATATTAAAAAAGTTGCAAATATTAATATAAAACATAATCTTAATCTAGAATTTTTAGGTTTTTTATCTCAAAGTAAAGATATTAGCTCAAGCATTAAAAAGCGAACTTTATTTAGTGATGATGATACTAATGCAAGTGATGAACTCAAAGCTATAGCTTCTAAGCTTTTGTATAGGTTGGAACAAAAAGTGCTTAGTGATGTGGGAGACAAAAATATAATGAGCTTTTTTAAAAAGCTTTTGGATCGTTTTTAG
- the aroQ gene encoding type II 3-dehydroquinate dehydratase translates to MKVMVIQGPNINMLGMRETHIYGNMKMDDIHEQMKMAAKQANSEIEFFQSNFEGELVDKIQECIGSVDGVIINAAAYAHTSIAIRDAIAAINLPVIEVHISNTYRREEFRQKSMIAPVCAGSIIGFGPFGYHMALMGLFQIFDRINAHKAAQINQQN, encoded by the coding sequence ATGAAAGTTATGGTTATACAAGGTCCAAATATCAATATGCTAGGAATGAGAGAAACACATATTTATGGCAATATGAAAATGGATGATATCCATGAACAAATGAAAATGGCTGCTAAGCAAGCAAATAGTGAAATTGAATTTTTTCAAAGTAATTTTGAAGGCGAATTGGTAGATAAGATTCAAGAATGTATAGGAAGTGTTGATGGGGTTATTATTAATGCTGCAGCTTATGCACATACTTCTATTGCGATTCGTGATGCTATCGCAGCAATAAATTTACCAGTGATTGAGGTGCATATTAGCAATACATACAGAAGAGAAGAATTTAGACAAAAAAGTATGATAGCGCCAGTTTGTGCAGGGAGTATTATAGGTTTTGGTCCATTTGGTTATCATATGGCATTAATGGGGCTTTTTCAAATTTTTGACAGAATTAACGCACATAAAGCAGCACAAATCAATCAGCAAAATTGA
- a CDS encoding RNA polymerase sigma factor FliA: protein MQPHNAYASTLKKEQDDLVISYMPALKAMAFRLRERLPASIDVNDLISIGVEEMIKLSRRYDKEQNDSFWGFARKRVNGAMLDYLRSLDVMSRSNRKIIKDIDGIIDEFYQENETEPDDEYLAQRLNLEIEKVKEARAAHAISLVMPLDEQLNCFNDSNIIEQIEKEELIEKINLVLEDFKEREKLVIQLYYYEELNLKEIAEVLEISESRISQIHKRLLKKIRERLA from the coding sequence ATGCAGCCGCATAATGCTTATGCTTCTACCTTAAAAAAAGAACAAGATGATTTGGTTATTTCTTATATGCCTGCTTTAAAAGCTATGGCATTTAGACTAAGAGAGCGTTTGCCAGCAAGTATTGATGTAAATGATTTAATTAGTATAGGCGTTGAGGAGATGATAAAACTCTCGCGTCGCTACGACAAAGAACAAAACGATAGTTTTTGGGGCTTTGCTAGAAAAAGAGTTAATGGTGCTATGCTTGATTATTTAAGAAGTCTTGATGTAATGAGTAGAAGCAATAGAAAGATCATTAAGGACATTGATGGAATTATTGATGAATTTTATCAAGAAAATGAAACAGAGCCAGATGATGAATATTTAGCACAAAGATTAAATTTGGAGATTGAAAAAGTAAAAGAAGCTAGAGCTGCACATGCTATTTCTCTTGTTATGCCTTTAGATGAGCAATTAAATTGTTTTAATGATAGTAATATCATAGAGCAAATTGAGAAAGAAGAATTGATAGAAAAAATTAATTTGGTTTTAGAAGATTTTAAAGAAAGAGAAAAACTTGTAATCCAGCTTTATTATTATGAAGAATTAAATTTAAAAGAAATAGCTGAGGTGTTGGAGATTAGTGAATCTAGAATTTCTCAAATTCACAAACGTTTATTAAAGAAAATTCGTGAGAGGTTAGCTTAA
- the ribD gene encoding bifunctional diaminohydroxyphosphoribosylaminopyrimidine deaminase/5-amino-6-(5-phosphoribosylamino)uracil reductase RibD encodes MNHEFYMNLAIDEAWKYQFLTYPNPAVGCVILDKNGKILSIEAHKEAGKAHAELEAVSKALKMLNPNLVLPQNVNDLHEFICKNHQNLLKDATAYVSLEPCNHQGKTPPCTKLFSTLGFSEVFIATKDEHKLASGGAEFLKNQGIKVQIGICEKIAKELLKPFLKWQKSSFKIFKLALSLNGSALGKIVSSKASRTYAHRIRSKLDLLVVGGETIRYDRPILDARLANAKAPNVCILSHKKLETFDKNIPLFGVPNRQVFSSIPNDARFIMYEGGENFLNAFKDEMDMFLIFSSSNLNTFENVKLDMKLKPLYKGFLENDTYGIYEKIQIS; translated from the coding sequence ATGAATCACGAATTTTATATGAATTTAGCCATAGATGAAGCTTGGAAGTATCAGTTTTTAACCTATCCAAATCCAGCTGTTGGATGTGTGATTTTGGATAAAAATGGCAAAATTTTAAGCATAGAGGCACACAAAGAAGCGGGCAAAGCCCATGCAGAGCTTGAAGCAGTGAGTAAAGCTTTAAAAATGCTTAATCCAAATTTAGTTTTGCCACAAAATGTAAACGATTTGCATGAGTTTATTTGTAAAAATCATCAGAATTTATTAAAAGATGCCACTGCTTATGTGAGTTTAGAACCTTGTAATCATCAAGGTAAAACTCCACCTTGCACAAAGCTTTTTAGCACGCTTGGTTTTAGTGAAGTTTTTATCGCTACTAAAGATGAGCACAAACTTGCAAGTGGCGGAGCAGAATTTTTAAAAAATCAAGGTATAAAAGTGCAAATAGGGATTTGTGAAAAAATAGCCAAGGAGCTTTTAAAACCATTTTTAAAATGGCAAAAATCAAGTTTTAAAATTTTTAAATTAGCTCTTTCTTTAAACGGCTCAGCTCTTGGAAAAATAGTCAGTTCTAAAGCCAGTAGAACTTACGCTCATAGGATACGTTCAAAGCTTGATTTGCTTGTGGTAGGTGGAGAAACTATAAGGTATGATAGGCCTATTTTAGATGCAAGATTAGCAAACGCTAAGGCACCAAATGTATGTATATTAAGTCATAAAAAATTAGAAACATTTGATAAAAATATACCTTTGTTCGGTGTGCCAAATAGACAGGTTTTTTCAAGTATTCCTAATGATGCAAGATTTATCATGTATGAGGGTGGAGAGAATTTTTTAAATGCCTTTAAAGATGAGATGGATATGTTTTTGATTTTTTCAAGTTCAAATCTAAATACTTTTGAAAATGTTAAATTAGATATGAAGCTAAAGCCTTTGTATAAAGGCTTTTTAGAAAATGATACTTATGGAATTTATGAGAAAATTCAAATATCTTAA